One stretch of Nocardia higoensis DNA includes these proteins:
- a CDS encoding glutaredoxin family protein → MPDVLVFGKPNCPACKLTTARFDALGVPYTYRDLTEYPADLDMVRLLGYQTAPVVVVGDIHWGGFRADQINWLAAVYKSSPDLSGLEDAAVEYLRDEVA, encoded by the coding sequence ATGCCTGACGTGCTCGTTTTCGGGAAACCGAATTGCCCCGCCTGCAAGTTGACGACGGCCCGTTTCGATGCTCTCGGCGTCCCCTACACCTACCGTGACCTGACCGAGTATCCCGCTGACCTGGATATGGTGCGGCTCCTCGGCTATCAGACGGCTCCGGTCGTGGTGGTGGGTGACATTCATTGGGGTGGTTTCCGCGCTGATCAAATCAACTGGCTGGCTGCGGTTTACAAGAGCAGCCCGGATCTGTCGGGGCTGGAAGACGCTGCGGTCGAGTACTTGCGCGACGAGGTCGCGTGA